A DNA window from Danio aesculapii chromosome 14, fDanAes4.1, whole genome shotgun sequence contains the following coding sequences:
- the lamp2 gene encoding lysosome-associated membrane glycoprotein 2 isoform X1 has translation MAVRCFLALLFILLSGIVHADMMTSPLPSTAELKTANVTQTTSTTSTFRPTSTSTQSTLTTEPAAKTTSAHTTVTTSTPTSTQSTSSSSTEATVTTLAPTTTGHNTTNSTTEPPTTTGHNVTNSTTDAPTTTHTNATGAPTPPPTTPPVPKPTVGNYSVKTDNVSDCLLAKMGLQFSFKISGNASLQTVNLDPNMTKVNGTCGSGGSDSSLFLMSKDITVHFVFTNVSQKFHLHALTLTVDLGNGNIFNDSNTNLSLWEASVGSSYMCRKEQSYNISDKLTLNTFELQVQPFDVQKNAFSTAEDCDADEPDNFIVPIAVGVALAVLVVVVLLAYLIGRKRSQNSGYEQFN, from the exons ATGGCTGTCCGCTGTTTTCTGGCTCTGCTCTTTATTCTGCTGAGTG GTATTGTTCATGCTGATATGATGACATCACCACTGCCCTCAACAGCAGAGCTCAAAACAGCCAACGTCACCCAGACTACATCTACTACATCCACCTTCAGGCCCACTTCAACTTCCACTCAATCCACTCTGACTACAGAACCTGCCGCTAAAACCACTTCTGCACACACCACAGTTACCACTTCAACTCCAACTTCCACACAAAGCACAAGTAGTTCTAGCACCGAGGCTACAGTTACCACGTTAGCTCCAACTACCACAGGACACAACACAACCAATTCTACCACAGAGCCGCCAACTACCACAGGACACAACGTGACAAATTCTACTACAGATGCGCCAACCACCACACACACCAATGCTACAGGAGCCCCGACTCCTCCTCCGACGACTCCTCCTGTACCAAAACCGACTGTTGGAAACTACAGTGTCAAGACCGATAACGTCTCAGACTGTCTGCTGGCAAAGATGGGCCTTCAGTTCAGCTTTAAAATAAGTGGg aaTGCCAGCCTTCAGACTGTTAATCTTGACCCTAATATGACAAAAGTGAATGGGACCTGTGGAAGTGGTGGCAGTGACTCTTCCCTCTTTCTGATGTCAAAAGACATCACTGTTCATTTTGTCTTCACAAAC GTTTCTCAGAAGTTCCATCTACATGCTTTGACATTGACTGTTGATCTTGGAAATG GAAACATTTTCAATGACTCTAATACTAATCTGTCTCTGTGGGAGGCTTCTGTCGGGAGCTCCTACATGTGCAGAAAAGAGCAGAGCTACAACATCAGTGACAAGCTCACCCTCAACACATTTGAGCTACAAGTGCAGCCCTTTGACGTCCAGAAGAACGCATTTAGCACAG CTGAGGATTGCGACGCAGATGAGCCTGATAACTTCATTGTCCCTATAGCAGTTGGAGTTGCCCTGGCGGTcctcgttgttgttgttttactggCCTATCTGATTGGACGAAAGAGAAGTCAAAACTCTGGCTATGAACAATTCAATTAG
- the lamp2 gene encoding lysosome-associated membrane glycoprotein 2 isoform X2, with protein sequence MAVRCFLALLFILLSGIVHADMMTSPLPSTAELKTANVTQTTSTTSTFRPTSTSTQSTLTTEPAAKTTSAHTTVTTSTPTSTQSTSSSSTEATVTTLAPTTTGHNTTNSTTEPPTTTGHNVTNSTTDAPTTTHTNATGAPTPPPTTPPVPKPTVGNYSVKTDNVSDCLLAKMGLQFSFKISGNASLQTVNLDPNMTKVNGTCGSGGSDSSLFLMSKDITVHFVFTNVSQKFHLHALTLTVDLGNGNIFNDSNTNLSLWEASVGSSYMCRKEQSYNISDKLTLNTFELQVQPFDVQKNAFSTAHECSLDDTSLLIPIIVGAALAGLIFIVVIAYVIGRRRTYVGYQTL encoded by the exons ATGGCTGTCCGCTGTTTTCTGGCTCTGCTCTTTATTCTGCTGAGTG GTATTGTTCATGCTGATATGATGACATCACCACTGCCCTCAACAGCAGAGCTCAAAACAGCCAACGTCACCCAGACTACATCTACTACATCCACCTTCAGGCCCACTTCAACTTCCACTCAATCCACTCTGACTACAGAACCTGCCGCTAAAACCACTTCTGCACACACCACAGTTACCACTTCAACTCCAACTTCCACACAAAGCACAAGTAGTTCTAGCACCGAGGCTACAGTTACCACGTTAGCTCCAACTACCACAGGACACAACACAACCAATTCTACCACAGAGCCGCCAACTACCACAGGACACAACGTGACAAATTCTACTACAGATGCGCCAACCACCACACACACCAATGCTACAGGAGCCCCGACTCCTCCTCCGACGACTCCTCCTGTACCAAAACCGACTGTTGGAAACTACAGTGTCAAGACCGATAACGTCTCAGACTGTCTGCTGGCAAAGATGGGCCTTCAGTTCAGCTTTAAAATAAGTGGg aaTGCCAGCCTTCAGACTGTTAATCTTGACCCTAATATGACAAAAGTGAATGGGACCTGTGGAAGTGGTGGCAGTGACTCTTCCCTCTTTCTGATGTCAAAAGACATCACTGTTCATTTTGTCTTCACAAAC GTTTCTCAGAAGTTCCATCTACATGCTTTGACATTGACTGTTGATCTTGGAAATG GAAACATTTTCAATGACTCTAATACTAATCTGTCTCTGTGGGAGGCTTCTGTCGGGAGCTCCTACATGTGCAGAAAAGAGCAGAGCTACAACATCAGTGACAAGCTCACCCTCAACACATTTGAGCTACAAGTGCAGCCCTTTGACGTCCAGAAGAACGCATTTAGCACAG CCCATGAATGTTCACTGGATGACACCAGCCTCTTAATCCCAATCATTGTTGGTGCCGCTCTGGCTGGTTTGATTTTCATTGTTGTGATTGCATATGTGATTGGTCGACGAAGAACCTATGTTGGATATCAGACACTGTAA